A region from the Etheostoma spectabile isolate EspeVRDwgs_2016 chromosome 9, UIUC_Espe_1.0, whole genome shotgun sequence genome encodes:
- the il23r gene encoding interleukin-23 receptor isoform X5: protein MNLPSNLWRFIILLLSFSIKYFPLFLPAGCQLFVPLGNLTVKPASPFLIGSNLTVFCHSNECKQGFRISLELNGESVNSLERVNCTTMIFRLFNVRMPQSQLICKLKSVDRELPVNGLDLHGGLPPNKPEHVMCEMSRSSDFIDCTWERGQKTHILTTYNISVNRENGTKIHLDQIQDAEEIHIPRATIDENTKYQLIITAYNHFGASQSDPFTFSAKDIVIPETPCITQIEFGNNSIAAILYWKTSESSVHLRSDVRLRTDTGTWEMGEETELREGLIQVDGLRPLTDYEFQMRTCNTSRSNSSKRSLCSKWSSSVVGRSPGKGPSQQLLAWRKLGSLGTNGLRMVTVLWQPPSPDDYTGAVQQYRIFLGNDQNQEVTSCAAVSPCSVQVPAEVQAVSISAVTLYGMSPPANVPLRLSGDVRPVLRPLVPAANGSAVFVSWSWPWGKHRSTSGGEPLHYVIEWTSVPVAELQWQKVSKDQNNTSITGLTAGVRYNVSLYAVTTRGVSAPSSRLVYSKEQKPVCGPSVSVLVHEARRIRIQWEELPVDKQRGFIINYTIYLQMLDFSNTQLSKTVSVSSPRQMWMDCPEGALALQLTASTSAGEGQRGNRICSQPETPAVGLVIWTVFILTLFIAIIANLMCWRCVRERIKQKCMSCGPAWLTETLPKPGNSNAIRLLQQQYDRELSFSSTQSDPLLSPISLISQEERDDVYPTIHVEISQLGSRPTEPTAETPLLTSDPGLLVDSQPEHVSYKPQLAPLAPQGEEVKETEEEQRDVPSFWEEDKCERFGVLLGGFLSSVEVGFTYPPLGLTLSSDSSLLWPTTPKATIASNGGFSLERRATENDVEADSLSLDLQQREIMNPDTAGTCSSQYTVETTLKSGYFPQAATVSSTALCDAQR, encoded by the exons ATGAATCTCCCCTCAAACCTTTGGAGATTCATTATTTTACTTCTCAGTTTTTCCATTAAGT ATTTCCCTTTGTTTCTCCCTGCTGGTTGCCAGCTTTTTGTTCCCCTTGGCAACTTGACAGTAAAACCAGCTTCACCCTTCCTCATTGGCTCAAACCTGACTGTGTTCTGCCACTCCAATGAATGTAAACAGGG TTTCAGAATATCCCTGGAGCTGAATGGTGAGAGTGTGAATTCTTTGGAGAGAGTCAATTGCACCACGATGATCTTCAGGCTATTCAATGTCCGGATgccacaatctcaactgatctGCAAGCTGAAGAGTGTTGATCGGGAGCTTCCTGTTAATGGACTGGACCTACATGGCGGGC TCCCTCCAAATAAACCTGAACATGTTATGTGTGAAATGTCAAGGAGCTCAGATTTCATAGACTGCACATgggagagaggacagaaaacacacatccTTACTACCTACAACATTTCAGTCAACAG AGAAAATGGGACCAAGATACATTTAGATCAAATCCAGGATGCTGAAGAAATCCACATACCCCGAGCAACGATTGATGAAAATACTAAATACCAGTTGATTATCACTGCTTACAACCACTTTGGAGCATCACAATCTGATCCATTCACCTTCTCTGCTAAGGACATAG TGATTCCAGAGACACCATGTATCACCCAGATAGAGTTTGGAAATAACTCCATAGCAGCCATATTGTATTGGAAAACGTCTGAATCCTCAGTGCATCTCAGATCTGATGTCAGGCTACGCACAGACACTGGCACCTGG GAAATGGGAGAGGAAACAGAACTCCGTGAGGGTCTGATACAAGTGGACGGACTGAGGCCTCTGACTGACTATGAGTTCCAGATGAGAACATGTAACACATCCAGGTCAAACTCCAGCAAAAGATCCTTGTGCAGCAAATGGAGCTCATCTGTGGTGGGGAGAAGTCCTGGAAAAG GTCCATCTCAGCAGTTGCTTGCGTGGAGGAAGTTAGGCAGCCTGGGTACCAATGGGCTGCGGATGGTGACTGTTTTATGGCAG CCTCCATCACCAGATGATTACACTGGTGCGGTGCAACAGTACAGGATCTTTCTGGGTAATGATCAGAATCAAGAAGTGACCAGTTGTGCAGCTGTGAGCCCATGTTCAGTTCAGGTACCAGCAGAGGTCCAGGCAGTAAGCATCAGTGCTGTCACCTTGTATGGAATGTCTCCACCGGCTAATGTGCCACTCAGACTCTCAG GTGATGTCAGACCGGTTTTGAGACCGTTGGTTCCTGCAGCAAATGGCAGTGCTGTGTTTGTCTCCTGGTCATGGCCGTGGGGGAAACACCGCTCAACATCTGGAGGAGAACCACTGCACTATGTGATAGAATGGACAAGTGTACCTGTGGCAGAGCTGCAGTGGCAAAAAGTGTCTAAAGATCAAAACAACACTTCAATCACAg GCCTGACTGCAGGTGTGAGGTACAACGTCTCTCTGTATGCCGTGACCACCAGAGGGGTCAGTGCTCCATCATCCCGTTTGGTTTACTCCAAAGAACAGA AGCCAGTGTGTGGTCCAAGTGTGTCAGTACTAGTCCATGAGGCCAGACGGATCCGGATCCAGTGGGAGGAGCTGCCTGTAGACAAGCAGAGAGGCTTCATTATAAACTACACCATCTATCTCCAGATGCTGGACTTCAGCAACACCCAACTCAGCA AGACGGTGTCTGTCTCCAGCCCTAGACAGATGTGGATGGACTGTCCTGAAGGAGCTCTGGCTCTGCAGCTGACTGCATCTACCTCAGCAGGAGAAGGGCAGCGGGGGAACCGGATCTGCTCTCAGCCAGAAACCCCTGCAG TAGGCCTGGTGATTTGGACTGTTTTCATCCTTACCCTCTTTATAGCAATCATAGCCAACCTGATGTGCTGGAGATGTGTGAGGGAAAG gataaaacagaaatgtatgtCATGTGGACCTGCCTGGCTTACTGAAACCTTACCAAAACCAGGAAACAGTAACGCCATCAGACTACTGCAG cAGCAGTATGACAGGGAATTGTCCTTCTCGTCCACCCAAAGCGACCCTCTGCTGTCACCCATCAGTTTGATCTCTCAGGAGGAGAGGGACGACGTGTACCCCACCATCCACGTCGAAATATCCCAACTTGGATCACGACCCACAGAACCAACAGCAGAGACACCTTTGCTAACGTCAGATCCCGGATTGCTTGTTGACAGCCAGCCGGAACATGTCAGCTACAAACCCCAGCTTGCTCCATTGGCTCCACAGGGAGAAGAGGTGAAGGAGACAGAAGAAGAGCAAAGGGACGTACCCTCATTCTGGGAGGAAGACAAATGTGAGAGATTTGGCGTATTACTGGGAGGCTTTCTGTCCAGTGTGGAGGTGGGTTTTACTTATCCACCTCTGGGGCTGACTCTGAGCTCTGATAGCAGTCTTCTGTGGCCTACAACTCCCAAAGCAACAATTGCCTCTAATGGAGGCTTCTCTCTGGAGAGGAGGGCGACTGAGAACGATGTAGAAGCAGACTCACTCTCTCTGGATTTACAGCAGCGTGAAATAATGAATCCTGACACAGCGGGCACTTGTTCATCTCAGTATACAGTTGAGACAACACTGAAAAGTGGATATTTCCCCCAAGCAGCTACTGTGAGCAGCACTGCACTCTGTGATGCACAGAGGTAG
- the il23r gene encoding interleukin-23 receptor isoform X6 — MNLPSNLWRFIILLLSFSIKYFPLFLPAGCQLFVPLGNLTVKPASPFLIGSNLTVFCHSNECKQGFRISLELNGESVNSLERVNCTTMIFRLFNVRMPQSQLICKLKSVDRELPVNGLDLHGGLPPNKPEHVMCEMSRSSDFIDCTWERGQKTHILTTYNISVNRENGTKIHLDQIQDAEEIHIPRATIDENTKYQLIITAYNHFGASQSDPFTFSAKDIVIPETPCITQIEFGNNSIAAILYWKTSESSVHLRSDVRLRTDTGTWEMGEETELREGLIQVDGLRPLTDYEFQMRTCNTSRSNSSKRSLCSKWSSSVVGRSPGKGPSQQLLAWRKLGSLGTNGLRMVTVLWQPPSPDDYTGAVQQYRIFLGNDQNQEVTSCAAVSPCSVQVPAEVQAVSISAVTLYGMSPPANVPLRLSGDVRPVLRPLVPAANGSAVFVSWSWPWGKHRSTSGGEPLHYVIEWTSVPVAELQWQKVSKDQNNTSITGLTAGVRYNVSLYAVTTRGVSAPSSRLVYSKEQKPVCGPSVSVLVHEARRIRIQWEELPVDKQRGFIINYTIYLQMLDFSNTQLSKTVSVSSPRQMWMDCPEGALALQLTASTSAGEGQRGNRICSQPETPAVGLVIWTVFILTLFIAIIANLMCWRCVRERIKQKCMSCGPAWLTETLPKPGNSNAIRLLQQYDRELSFSSTQSDPLLSPISLISQEERDDVYPTIHVEISQLGSRPTEPTAETPLLTSDPGLLVDSQPEHVSYKPQLAPLAPQGEEVKETEEEQRDVPSFWEEDKCERFGVLLGGFLSSVEVGFTYPPLGLTLSSDSSLLWPTTPKATIASNGGFSLERRATENDVEADSLSLDLQQREIMNPDTAGTCSSQYTVETTLKSGYFPQAATVSSTALCDAQR; from the exons ATGAATCTCCCCTCAAACCTTTGGAGATTCATTATTTTACTTCTCAGTTTTTCCATTAAGT ATTTCCCTTTGTTTCTCCCTGCTGGTTGCCAGCTTTTTGTTCCCCTTGGCAACTTGACAGTAAAACCAGCTTCACCCTTCCTCATTGGCTCAAACCTGACTGTGTTCTGCCACTCCAATGAATGTAAACAGGG TTTCAGAATATCCCTGGAGCTGAATGGTGAGAGTGTGAATTCTTTGGAGAGAGTCAATTGCACCACGATGATCTTCAGGCTATTCAATGTCCGGATgccacaatctcaactgatctGCAAGCTGAAGAGTGTTGATCGGGAGCTTCCTGTTAATGGACTGGACCTACATGGCGGGC TCCCTCCAAATAAACCTGAACATGTTATGTGTGAAATGTCAAGGAGCTCAGATTTCATAGACTGCACATgggagagaggacagaaaacacacatccTTACTACCTACAACATTTCAGTCAACAG AGAAAATGGGACCAAGATACATTTAGATCAAATCCAGGATGCTGAAGAAATCCACATACCCCGAGCAACGATTGATGAAAATACTAAATACCAGTTGATTATCACTGCTTACAACCACTTTGGAGCATCACAATCTGATCCATTCACCTTCTCTGCTAAGGACATAG TGATTCCAGAGACACCATGTATCACCCAGATAGAGTTTGGAAATAACTCCATAGCAGCCATATTGTATTGGAAAACGTCTGAATCCTCAGTGCATCTCAGATCTGATGTCAGGCTACGCACAGACACTGGCACCTGG GAAATGGGAGAGGAAACAGAACTCCGTGAGGGTCTGATACAAGTGGACGGACTGAGGCCTCTGACTGACTATGAGTTCCAGATGAGAACATGTAACACATCCAGGTCAAACTCCAGCAAAAGATCCTTGTGCAGCAAATGGAGCTCATCTGTGGTGGGGAGAAGTCCTGGAAAAG GTCCATCTCAGCAGTTGCTTGCGTGGAGGAAGTTAGGCAGCCTGGGTACCAATGGGCTGCGGATGGTGACTGTTTTATGGCAG CCTCCATCACCAGATGATTACACTGGTGCGGTGCAACAGTACAGGATCTTTCTGGGTAATGATCAGAATCAAGAAGTGACCAGTTGTGCAGCTGTGAGCCCATGTTCAGTTCAGGTACCAGCAGAGGTCCAGGCAGTAAGCATCAGTGCTGTCACCTTGTATGGAATGTCTCCACCGGCTAATGTGCCACTCAGACTCTCAG GTGATGTCAGACCGGTTTTGAGACCGTTGGTTCCTGCAGCAAATGGCAGTGCTGTGTTTGTCTCCTGGTCATGGCCGTGGGGGAAACACCGCTCAACATCTGGAGGAGAACCACTGCACTATGTGATAGAATGGACAAGTGTACCTGTGGCAGAGCTGCAGTGGCAAAAAGTGTCTAAAGATCAAAACAACACTTCAATCACAg GCCTGACTGCAGGTGTGAGGTACAACGTCTCTCTGTATGCCGTGACCACCAGAGGGGTCAGTGCTCCATCATCCCGTTTGGTTTACTCCAAAGAACAGA AGCCAGTGTGTGGTCCAAGTGTGTCAGTACTAGTCCATGAGGCCAGACGGATCCGGATCCAGTGGGAGGAGCTGCCTGTAGACAAGCAGAGAGGCTTCATTATAAACTACACCATCTATCTCCAGATGCTGGACTTCAGCAACACCCAACTCAGCA AGACGGTGTCTGTCTCCAGCCCTAGACAGATGTGGATGGACTGTCCTGAAGGAGCTCTGGCTCTGCAGCTGACTGCATCTACCTCAGCAGGAGAAGGGCAGCGGGGGAACCGGATCTGCTCTCAGCCAGAAACCCCTGCAG TAGGCCTGGTGATTTGGACTGTTTTCATCCTTACCCTCTTTATAGCAATCATAGCCAACCTGATGTGCTGGAGATGTGTGAGGGAAAG gataaaacagaaatgtatgtCATGTGGACCTGCCTGGCTTACTGAAACCTTACCAAAACCAGGAAACAGTAACGCCATCAGACTACTGCAG CAGTATGACAGGGAATTGTCCTTCTCGTCCACCCAAAGCGACCCTCTGCTGTCACCCATCAGTTTGATCTCTCAGGAGGAGAGGGACGACGTGTACCCCACCATCCACGTCGAAATATCCCAACTTGGATCACGACCCACAGAACCAACAGCAGAGACACCTTTGCTAACGTCAGATCCCGGATTGCTTGTTGACAGCCAGCCGGAACATGTCAGCTACAAACCCCAGCTTGCTCCATTGGCTCCACAGGGAGAAGAGGTGAAGGAGACAGAAGAAGAGCAAAGGGACGTACCCTCATTCTGGGAGGAAGACAAATGTGAGAGATTTGGCGTATTACTGGGAGGCTTTCTGTCCAGTGTGGAGGTGGGTTTTACTTATCCACCTCTGGGGCTGACTCTGAGCTCTGATAGCAGTCTTCTGTGGCCTACAACTCCCAAAGCAACAATTGCCTCTAATGGAGGCTTCTCTCTGGAGAGGAGGGCGACTGAGAACGATGTAGAAGCAGACTCACTCTCTCTGGATTTACAGCAGCGTGAAATAATGAATCCTGACACAGCGGGCACTTGTTCATCTCAGTATACAGTTGAGACAACACTGAAAAGTGGATATTTCCCCCAAGCAGCTACTGTGAGCAGCACTGCACTCTGTGATGCACAGAGGTAG
- the il23r gene encoding interleukin-23 receptor isoform X3 gives MNLPSNLWRFIILLLSFSIKYFPLFLPAGCQLFVPLGNLTVKPASPFLIGSNLTVFCHSNECKQGFRISLELNGESVNSLERVNCTTMIFRLFNVRMPQSQLICKLKSVDRELPVNGLDLHGGLPPNKPEHVMCEMSRSSDFIDCTWERGQKTHILTTYNISVNRENGTKIHLDQIQDAEEIHIPRATIDENTKYQLIITAYNHFGASQSDPFTFSAKDIVIPETPCITQIEFGNNSIAAILYWKTSESSVHLRSDVRLRTDTGTWEMGEETELREGLIQVDGLRPLTDYEFQMRTCNTSRSNSSKRSLCSKWSSSVVGRSPGKGPSQQLLAWRKLGSLGTNGLRMVTVLWQIMMDGLLPQPPSPDDYTGAVQQYRIFLGNDQNQEVTSCAAVSPCSVQVPAEVQAVSISAVTLYGMSPPANVPLRLSGDVRPVLRPLVPAANGSAVFVSWSWPWGKHRSTSGGEPLHYVIEWTSVPVAELQWQKVSKDQNNTSITGLTAGVRYNVSLYAVTTRGVSAPSSRLVYSKEQKPVCGPSVSVLVHEARRIRIQWEELPVDKQRGFIINYTIYLQMLDFSNTQLSKTVSVSSPRQMWMDCPEGALALQLTASTSAGEGQRGNRICSQPETPAGLVIWTVFILTLFIAIIANLMCWRCVRERIKQKCMSCGPAWLTETLPKPGNSNAIRLLQQQYDRELSFSSTQSDPLLSPISLISQEERDDVYPTIHVEISQLGSRPTEPTAETPLLTSDPGLLVDSQPEHVSYKPQLAPLAPQGEEVKETEEEQRDVPSFWEEDKCERFGVLLGGFLSSVEVGFTYPPLGLTLSSDSSLLWPTTPKATIASNGGFSLERRATENDVEADSLSLDLQQREIMNPDTAGTCSSQYTVETTLKSGYFPQAATVSSTALCDAQR, from the exons ATGAATCTCCCCTCAAACCTTTGGAGATTCATTATTTTACTTCTCAGTTTTTCCATTAAGT ATTTCCCTTTGTTTCTCCCTGCTGGTTGCCAGCTTTTTGTTCCCCTTGGCAACTTGACAGTAAAACCAGCTTCACCCTTCCTCATTGGCTCAAACCTGACTGTGTTCTGCCACTCCAATGAATGTAAACAGGG TTTCAGAATATCCCTGGAGCTGAATGGTGAGAGTGTGAATTCTTTGGAGAGAGTCAATTGCACCACGATGATCTTCAGGCTATTCAATGTCCGGATgccacaatctcaactgatctGCAAGCTGAAGAGTGTTGATCGGGAGCTTCCTGTTAATGGACTGGACCTACATGGCGGGC TCCCTCCAAATAAACCTGAACATGTTATGTGTGAAATGTCAAGGAGCTCAGATTTCATAGACTGCACATgggagagaggacagaaaacacacatccTTACTACCTACAACATTTCAGTCAACAG AGAAAATGGGACCAAGATACATTTAGATCAAATCCAGGATGCTGAAGAAATCCACATACCCCGAGCAACGATTGATGAAAATACTAAATACCAGTTGATTATCACTGCTTACAACCACTTTGGAGCATCACAATCTGATCCATTCACCTTCTCTGCTAAGGACATAG TGATTCCAGAGACACCATGTATCACCCAGATAGAGTTTGGAAATAACTCCATAGCAGCCATATTGTATTGGAAAACGTCTGAATCCTCAGTGCATCTCAGATCTGATGTCAGGCTACGCACAGACACTGGCACCTGG GAAATGGGAGAGGAAACAGAACTCCGTGAGGGTCTGATACAAGTGGACGGACTGAGGCCTCTGACTGACTATGAGTTCCAGATGAGAACATGTAACACATCCAGGTCAAACTCCAGCAAAAGATCCTTGTGCAGCAAATGGAGCTCATCTGTGGTGGGGAGAAGTCCTGGAAAAG GTCCATCTCAGCAGTTGCTTGCGTGGAGGAAGTTAGGCAGCCTGGGTACCAATGGGCTGCGGATGGTGACTGTTTTATGGCAG ATTATGATGGATGGACTTCTTCCCCAGCCTCCATCACCAGATGATTACACTGGTGCGGTGCAACAGTACAGGATCTTTCTGGGTAATGATCAGAATCAAGAAGTGACCAGTTGTGCAGCTGTGAGCCCATGTTCAGTTCAGGTACCAGCAGAGGTCCAGGCAGTAAGCATCAGTGCTGTCACCTTGTATGGAATGTCTCCACCGGCTAATGTGCCACTCAGACTCTCAG GTGATGTCAGACCGGTTTTGAGACCGTTGGTTCCTGCAGCAAATGGCAGTGCTGTGTTTGTCTCCTGGTCATGGCCGTGGGGGAAACACCGCTCAACATCTGGAGGAGAACCACTGCACTATGTGATAGAATGGACAAGTGTACCTGTGGCAGAGCTGCAGTGGCAAAAAGTGTCTAAAGATCAAAACAACACTTCAATCACAg GCCTGACTGCAGGTGTGAGGTACAACGTCTCTCTGTATGCCGTGACCACCAGAGGGGTCAGTGCTCCATCATCCCGTTTGGTTTACTCCAAAGAACAGA AGCCAGTGTGTGGTCCAAGTGTGTCAGTACTAGTCCATGAGGCCAGACGGATCCGGATCCAGTGGGAGGAGCTGCCTGTAGACAAGCAGAGAGGCTTCATTATAAACTACACCATCTATCTCCAGATGCTGGACTTCAGCAACACCCAACTCAGCA AGACGGTGTCTGTCTCCAGCCCTAGACAGATGTGGATGGACTGTCCTGAAGGAGCTCTGGCTCTGCAGCTGACTGCATCTACCTCAGCAGGAGAAGGGCAGCGGGGGAACCGGATCTGCTCTCAGCCAGAAACCCCTGCAG GCCTGGTGATTTGGACTGTTTTCATCCTTACCCTCTTTATAGCAATCATAGCCAACCTGATGTGCTGGAGATGTGTGAGGGAAAG gataaaacagaaatgtatgtCATGTGGACCTGCCTGGCTTACTGAAACCTTACCAAAACCAGGAAACAGTAACGCCATCAGACTACTGCAG cAGCAGTATGACAGGGAATTGTCCTTCTCGTCCACCCAAAGCGACCCTCTGCTGTCACCCATCAGTTTGATCTCTCAGGAGGAGAGGGACGACGTGTACCCCACCATCCACGTCGAAATATCCCAACTTGGATCACGACCCACAGAACCAACAGCAGAGACACCTTTGCTAACGTCAGATCCCGGATTGCTTGTTGACAGCCAGCCGGAACATGTCAGCTACAAACCCCAGCTTGCTCCATTGGCTCCACAGGGAGAAGAGGTGAAGGAGACAGAAGAAGAGCAAAGGGACGTACCCTCATTCTGGGAGGAAGACAAATGTGAGAGATTTGGCGTATTACTGGGAGGCTTTCTGTCCAGTGTGGAGGTGGGTTTTACTTATCCACCTCTGGGGCTGACTCTGAGCTCTGATAGCAGTCTTCTGTGGCCTACAACTCCCAAAGCAACAATTGCCTCTAATGGAGGCTTCTCTCTGGAGAGGAGGGCGACTGAGAACGATGTAGAAGCAGACTCACTCTCTCTGGATTTACAGCAGCGTGAAATAATGAATCCTGACACAGCGGGCACTTGTTCATCTCAGTATACAGTTGAGACAACACTGAAAAGTGGATATTTCCCCCAAGCAGCTACTGTGAGCAGCACTGCACTCTGTGATGCACAGAGGTAG
- the il23r gene encoding interleukin-23 receptor isoform X4 yields the protein MNLPSNLWRFIILLLSFSIKYFPLFLPAGCQLFVPLGNLTVKPASPFLIGSNLTVFCHSNECKQGFRISLELNGESVNSLERVNCTTMIFRLFNVRMPQSQLICKLKSVDRELPVNGLDLHGGLPPNKPEHVMCEMSRSSDFIDCTWERGQKTHILTTYNISVNRENGTKIHLDQIQDAEEIHIPRATIDENTKYQLIITAYNHFGASQSDPFTFSAKDIVIPETPCITQIEFGNNSIAAILYWKTSESSVHLRSDVRLRTDTGTWEMGEETELREGLIQVDGLRPLTDYEFQMRTCNTSRSNSSKRSLCSKWSSSVVGRSPGKGPSQQLLAWRKLGSLGTNGLRMVTVLWQIMMDGLLPQPPSPDDYTGAVQQYRIFLGNDQNQEVTSCAAVSPCSVQVPAEVQAVSISAVTLYGMSPPANVPLRLSGDVRPVLRPLVPAANGSAVFVSWSWPWGKHRSTSGGEPLHYVIEWTSVPVAELQWQKVSKDQNNTSITGLTAGVRYNVSLYAVTTRGVSAPSSRLVYSKEQKPVCGPSVSVLVHEARRIRIQWEELPVDKQRGFIINYTIYLQMLDFSNTQLSKTVSVSSPRQMWMDCPEGALALQLTASTSAGEGQRGNRICSQPETPAGLVIWTVFILTLFIAIIANLMCWRCVRERIKQKCMSCGPAWLTETLPKPGNSNAIRLLQQYDRELSFSSTQSDPLLSPISLISQEERDDVYPTIHVEISQLGSRPTEPTAETPLLTSDPGLLVDSQPEHVSYKPQLAPLAPQGEEVKETEEEQRDVPSFWEEDKCERFGVLLGGFLSSVEVGFTYPPLGLTLSSDSSLLWPTTPKATIASNGGFSLERRATENDVEADSLSLDLQQREIMNPDTAGTCSSQYTVETTLKSGYFPQAATVSSTALCDAQR from the exons ATGAATCTCCCCTCAAACCTTTGGAGATTCATTATTTTACTTCTCAGTTTTTCCATTAAGT ATTTCCCTTTGTTTCTCCCTGCTGGTTGCCAGCTTTTTGTTCCCCTTGGCAACTTGACAGTAAAACCAGCTTCACCCTTCCTCATTGGCTCAAACCTGACTGTGTTCTGCCACTCCAATGAATGTAAACAGGG TTTCAGAATATCCCTGGAGCTGAATGGTGAGAGTGTGAATTCTTTGGAGAGAGTCAATTGCACCACGATGATCTTCAGGCTATTCAATGTCCGGATgccacaatctcaactgatctGCAAGCTGAAGAGTGTTGATCGGGAGCTTCCTGTTAATGGACTGGACCTACATGGCGGGC TCCCTCCAAATAAACCTGAACATGTTATGTGTGAAATGTCAAGGAGCTCAGATTTCATAGACTGCACATgggagagaggacagaaaacacacatccTTACTACCTACAACATTTCAGTCAACAG AGAAAATGGGACCAAGATACATTTAGATCAAATCCAGGATGCTGAAGAAATCCACATACCCCGAGCAACGATTGATGAAAATACTAAATACCAGTTGATTATCACTGCTTACAACCACTTTGGAGCATCACAATCTGATCCATTCACCTTCTCTGCTAAGGACATAG TGATTCCAGAGACACCATGTATCACCCAGATAGAGTTTGGAAATAACTCCATAGCAGCCATATTGTATTGGAAAACGTCTGAATCCTCAGTGCATCTCAGATCTGATGTCAGGCTACGCACAGACACTGGCACCTGG GAAATGGGAGAGGAAACAGAACTCCGTGAGGGTCTGATACAAGTGGACGGACTGAGGCCTCTGACTGACTATGAGTTCCAGATGAGAACATGTAACACATCCAGGTCAAACTCCAGCAAAAGATCCTTGTGCAGCAAATGGAGCTCATCTGTGGTGGGGAGAAGTCCTGGAAAAG GTCCATCTCAGCAGTTGCTTGCGTGGAGGAAGTTAGGCAGCCTGGGTACCAATGGGCTGCGGATGGTGACTGTTTTATGGCAG ATTATGATGGATGGACTTCTTCCCCAGCCTCCATCACCAGATGATTACACTGGTGCGGTGCAACAGTACAGGATCTTTCTGGGTAATGATCAGAATCAAGAAGTGACCAGTTGTGCAGCTGTGAGCCCATGTTCAGTTCAGGTACCAGCAGAGGTCCAGGCAGTAAGCATCAGTGCTGTCACCTTGTATGGAATGTCTCCACCGGCTAATGTGCCACTCAGACTCTCAG GTGATGTCAGACCGGTTTTGAGACCGTTGGTTCCTGCAGCAAATGGCAGTGCTGTGTTTGTCTCCTGGTCATGGCCGTGGGGGAAACACCGCTCAACATCTGGAGGAGAACCACTGCACTATGTGATAGAATGGACAAGTGTACCTGTGGCAGAGCTGCAGTGGCAAAAAGTGTCTAAAGATCAAAACAACACTTCAATCACAg GCCTGACTGCAGGTGTGAGGTACAACGTCTCTCTGTATGCCGTGACCACCAGAGGGGTCAGTGCTCCATCATCCCGTTTGGTTTACTCCAAAGAACAGA AGCCAGTGTGTGGTCCAAGTGTGTCAGTACTAGTCCATGAGGCCAGACGGATCCGGATCCAGTGGGAGGAGCTGCCTGTAGACAAGCAGAGAGGCTTCATTATAAACTACACCATCTATCTCCAGATGCTGGACTTCAGCAACACCCAACTCAGCA AGACGGTGTCTGTCTCCAGCCCTAGACAGATGTGGATGGACTGTCCTGAAGGAGCTCTGGCTCTGCAGCTGACTGCATCTACCTCAGCAGGAGAAGGGCAGCGGGGGAACCGGATCTGCTCTCAGCCAGAAACCCCTGCAG GCCTGGTGATTTGGACTGTTTTCATCCTTACCCTCTTTATAGCAATCATAGCCAACCTGATGTGCTGGAGATGTGTGAGGGAAAG gataaaacagaaatgtatgtCATGTGGACCTGCCTGGCTTACTGAAACCTTACCAAAACCAGGAAACAGTAACGCCATCAGACTACTGCAG CAGTATGACAGGGAATTGTCCTTCTCGTCCACCCAAAGCGACCCTCTGCTGTCACCCATCAGTTTGATCTCTCAGGAGGAGAGGGACGACGTGTACCCCACCATCCACGTCGAAATATCCCAACTTGGATCACGACCCACAGAACCAACAGCAGAGACACCTTTGCTAACGTCAGATCCCGGATTGCTTGTTGACAGCCAGCCGGAACATGTCAGCTACAAACCCCAGCTTGCTCCATTGGCTCCACAGGGAGAAGAGGTGAAGGAGACAGAAGAAGAGCAAAGGGACGTACCCTCATTCTGGGAGGAAGACAAATGTGAGAGATTTGGCGTATTACTGGGAGGCTTTCTGTCCAGTGTGGAGGTGGGTTTTACTTATCCACCTCTGGGGCTGACTCTGAGCTCTGATAGCAGTCTTCTGTGGCCTACAACTCCCAAAGCAACAATTGCCTCTAATGGAGGCTTCTCTCTGGAGAGGAGGGCGACTGAGAACGATGTAGAAGCAGACTCACTCTCTCTGGATTTACAGCAGCGTGAAATAATGAATCCTGACACAGCGGGCACTTGTTCATCTCAGTATACAGTTGAGACAACACTGAAAAGTGGATATTTCCCCCAAGCAGCTACTGTGAGCAGCACTGCACTCTGTGATGCACAGAGGTAG